In Streptomyces sp. NBC_00878, a single window of DNA contains:
- a CDS encoding MoxR family ATPase — translation MTDWLIYRGTGEPHGDIDRLPPPPPWRAFDGEPALPPDRDPDRVAVRRLGHHAPYRLSIDELEIINAALYLRRPLLITGAPGSGKSTIPFAIAHELGLGRVLTWPVFSRSTLRDGLYAYDAIGRLQDAQLEGAAADIGRYVRLGPLGTALLPWARPRVLLIDEIDKSDVDLPNDLLNVLEEGEFAIPELERAADRTPESEVLTADGRPVTIRDGRIRCRSFPVIVLTSNGERDFPPPLLRRCLRLELRQPNHERLASMVQAHLGDAASRESEEFIWQYLERSRDGLLAVDQLLNAVYLAGFTGDEAFSRQRLAQLLMTPLDRQG, via the coding sequence GTGACAGACTGGCTGATCTACCGGGGGACGGGGGAGCCGCACGGCGACATCGACCGGCTGCCTCCCCCGCCGCCCTGGCGGGCTTTCGACGGAGAGCCGGCCCTTCCCCCGGACCGCGACCCTGACCGGGTAGCCGTCCGGCGCCTCGGCCATCACGCCCCCTACCGGCTGTCGATCGACGAGCTGGAGATCATCAACGCCGCGCTCTACCTGCGGCGTCCACTGCTCATCACGGGTGCGCCGGGCTCGGGCAAGAGCACCATTCCCTTCGCGATCGCGCACGAGCTGGGGCTCGGCCGAGTCCTGACCTGGCCGGTGTTCAGCCGGTCCACGCTCCGGGACGGCCTCTACGCCTACGACGCCATCGGCCGCCTCCAGGACGCCCAACTAGAGGGGGCCGCGGCCGACATCGGCCGCTACGTACGGCTCGGCCCCCTGGGCACAGCGCTGTTGCCCTGGGCCAGGCCCCGGGTGCTCCTCATCGACGAGATCGACAAAAGCGATGTCGACCTGCCCAACGATCTGCTGAACGTGCTGGAGGAAGGCGAGTTCGCCATCCCCGAACTGGAACGTGCCGCTGACCGCACCCCCGAGTCCGAGGTGCTCACCGCCGACGGCCGGCCCGTCACGATCCGCGACGGCCGGATCCGCTGCCGCTCGTTCCCCGTCATCGTCCTCACGAGCAACGGCGAACGCGATTTCCCCCCACCCCTGCTGCGACGCTGCCTCCGTCTGGAGCTGCGGCAGCCGAACCACGAGCGGTTGGCATCGATGGTCCAGGCGCACCTGGGTGACGCGGCGAGCCGCGAGAGCGAGGAGTTCATCTGGCAGTACCTCGAGCGGTCTCGCGATGGCCTCCTCGCCGTCGACCAGTTGCTCAATGCCGTGTACCTGGCCGGTTTCACAGGCGACGAGGCCTTCTCCCGGCAGCGCCTCGCCCAGCTGCTCATGACGCCCCTGGACAGGCAGGGATGA
- a CDS encoding trypsin-like peptidase domain-containing protein — MPEAHEQLRSMVNDATVRIHGTPAHKPSAASEPDASELWGSGFFIAPSRVLTCAHIFAQASGSSRVWRGNEALRITYRRGAGEETATVPGRLLHCVPGVDEVPEAKRRLWPTPDLAVVELTEPVEHPCVWLSDLSTPPSGLGGKLLYGGWARDEYGSLCLWEGNSSVAGIHGSHVMRLDDEGGEIKAGLSGGPLVDPRRGAVVGVIKARNNKQGGGNCVRITSLRELSSAGALGQDPYQQLILAHDQWHWLTQRQNGVGSQSWATVQSGLPSSGRGWRPLDRIQALGLLAELPPAPDVGTIERLVDEACPGQRISGIAMPRSWRDGAGLLYDPHPSSAEKAVLSYLILVADSEYARAPEPAIALRGWALDRAASLPEADREELALLGQPPEPVEIRVRRVARIAVPEAVPEGMPGAEPGNASERADAPQAPVRVAEPEPALEGVDVPLTAPLAAPLHPLDPPDPFGSFTRSGMLPSYEHRVPRRTSWRSASDRARRHSASGPRPDAEQTLPLDPLDDLAAVLLEFRADWWQEDHYGWTVRLVGHAGDVELVALGRPFHHRELGAPPPDLLDALRQAFLRADAGEHVAPLEVLLPQELFDIPVDEWVLSRSSRHETSRLGVVRPVNVVDQRSFDRPATGTGARGAHLLWGTGRAMRAVPLLAQGDRQPSDVVDTVLFHSGPVGGGRAGTALRRVLDSGPAAVVWRREEASPELGERFAAEVGRLVGGIGSPGELPAAVAALRASLAPDDRPAPDDPHHPDSRWARGLAVLHDPEQRPAIMTDLLDTP; from the coding sequence ATGCCCGAAGCCCATGAGCAACTGCGCAGCATGGTGAACGACGCCACGGTGCGAATCCACGGAACGCCGGCACACAAGCCATCGGCTGCCTCGGAGCCGGATGCCTCAGAGCTGTGGGGAAGCGGATTCTTCATTGCCCCGAGCAGGGTGCTGACCTGTGCCCACATCTTCGCCCAGGCCTCCGGCAGCAGCCGCGTGTGGCGAGGGAACGAGGCGCTGAGAATCACGTACCGCCGCGGGGCCGGTGAAGAGACGGCGACGGTGCCGGGGCGCCTCCTCCACTGTGTGCCCGGAGTGGACGAAGTGCCGGAGGCCAAGCGGAGGTTGTGGCCCACGCCCGACCTGGCGGTCGTCGAACTCACCGAGCCGGTCGAGCACCCCTGCGTATGGCTCTCCGATCTGTCCACACCACCCAGCGGGCTCGGCGGGAAACTGCTGTACGGGGGCTGGGCGCGGGACGAGTACGGCTCCCTGTGCCTCTGGGAGGGGAACAGCAGCGTCGCCGGTATCCACGGTTCGCATGTGATGCGCCTCGATGACGAGGGAGGGGAGATCAAGGCAGGGCTCTCCGGGGGCCCCTTGGTCGACCCGCGACGCGGTGCGGTCGTCGGCGTGATCAAGGCACGGAACAACAAGCAGGGCGGCGGCAACTGCGTGAGGATCACCTCCCTGCGCGAACTGAGTTCCGCCGGCGCGCTCGGCCAGGACCCTTATCAGCAGCTGATCCTCGCTCACGACCAGTGGCACTGGCTCACCCAGCGGCAGAACGGAGTCGGGAGCCAGAGCTGGGCGACGGTGCAGTCCGGCCTGCCCAGTTCCGGCAGGGGCTGGCGTCCGCTCGACCGGATCCAGGCGTTGGGGCTGCTCGCGGAGCTTCCTCCGGCACCCGACGTAGGGACCATCGAGAGGCTGGTCGACGAGGCATGCCCCGGACAGCGCATCTCGGGCATCGCGATGCCGCGTAGTTGGAGGGACGGGGCCGGGCTGCTGTACGACCCACATCCGAGCAGTGCGGAAAAGGCCGTCCTCTCCTACCTGATCTTGGTCGCCGACAGTGAGTACGCGAGGGCCCCCGAGCCCGCCATCGCTCTGCGCGGCTGGGCCCTCGACCGGGCGGCGTCCCTGCCCGAGGCCGATCGGGAGGAGTTGGCGCTCCTGGGGCAGCCGCCCGAACCGGTCGAGATCCGCGTGCGTCGCGTGGCACGAATCGCCGTGCCGGAAGCCGTCCCGGAGGGCATGCCGGGAGCCGAGCCGGGGAACGCGTCCGAGCGGGCGGACGCGCCGCAGGCGCCCGTCCGCGTCGCGGAGCCGGAGCCCGCACTCGAAGGCGTCGACGTGCCGCTCACCGCGCCACTCGCCGCCCCCTTGCACCCCCTCGACCCGCCCGACCCCTTCGGTTCGTTCACTCGGTCAGGGATGCTCCCTTCGTACGAGCACCGAGTCCCGCGCCGGACTTCCTGGCGCTCCGCATCCGACCGCGCTCGTCGGCACAGCGCATCCGGCCCCCGTCCCGATGCCGAACAGACCCTCCCCCTGGACCCCCTCGACGACCTGGCCGCGGTTCTGCTGGAGTTCCGCGCCGACTGGTGGCAGGAGGATCACTACGGTTGGACCGTACGGCTCGTCGGCCATGCCGGTGACGTGGAACTCGTGGCCCTCGGTCGGCCGTTCCACCATCGGGAACTCGGCGCCCCTCCGCCGGACCTGCTCGACGCACTGCGCCAGGCGTTCCTGCGGGCCGACGCGGGTGAGCACGTCGCTCCCCTCGAAGTGCTGCTCCCCCAGGAGCTGTTCGACATCCCGGTCGATGAGTGGGTGCTGAGCCGTTCCTCGCGCCACGAGACGTCCCGGCTGGGAGTTGTCCGTCCCGTAAACGTCGTGGACCAGCGCTCCTTCGACCGCCCCGCAACAGGCACGGGCGCCCGAGGCGCACACCTTCTGTGGGGCACCGGCCGAGCCATGAGGGCGGTACCGCTCCTCGCCCAAGGTGATCGGCAGCCTTCCGACGTGGTCGATACCGTTCTCTTCCACAGCGGGCCCGTTGGCGGCGGCCGAGCCGGCACAGCGCTCCGGCGCGTCCTGGACTCCGGCCCCGCCGCCGTGGTGTGGCGGCGGGAGGAGGCCTCACCCGAACTGGGCGAGCGTTTCGCGGCGGAGGTGGGAAGACTGGTGGGCGGGATCGGGAGTCCGGGGGAACTGCCCGCCGCCGTAGCCGCGTTGCGTGCATCGCTCGCCCCGGACGACAGGCCCGCCCCGGACGACCCGCACCACCCGGACTCCCGCTGGGCCCGAGGCCTGGCGGTGCTCCACGATCCAGAACAACGACCCGCGATCATGACCGATCTCCTGGACACACCGTGA
- a CDS encoding CU044_2847 family protein: MADEVTQIELPDGTVVQARVTDTELLAWGSEEYTDTGFSEALTARVEGLTELVKGVATTMREATAAVAPDEVSVAFGVELAAKPGRVVSVLTDGEAKASVVVTLTWRDGRDRGRGGAALDGAAVGTGTDPGPAGAPDGPGH; this comes from the coding sequence ATGGCCGATGAGGTGACGCAGATCGAGCTGCCGGACGGCACGGTCGTACAAGCGCGGGTCACAGACACAGAACTGCTGGCCTGGGGATCCGAGGAGTACACGGACACGGGGTTCTCGGAGGCGCTCACGGCCCGGGTCGAAGGTCTCACCGAGCTGGTGAAGGGTGTCGCCACCACCATGCGGGAGGCCACCGCGGCGGTGGCTCCCGACGAGGTGAGCGTGGCCTTCGGGGTGGAGCTCGCGGCGAAGCCGGGGAGAGTGGTGAGTGTCCTCACCGACGGTGAGGCCAAGGCATCCGTCGTCGTGACGCTCACCTGGCGTGATGGCCGGGACCGCGGTAGGGGCGGTGCGGCTCTTGACGGCGCCGCTGTCGGCACGGGAACGGATCCGGGGCCGGCCGGCGCACCGGACGGCCCCGGCCACTGA
- a CDS encoding DUF6104 family protein: MYFTDRGIEELEKRRGEEEVTFEWLAEQLRTFVDLNPDFEVPVERLATWLARLDDDEDEE; this comes from the coding sequence GTGTACTTCACCGACCGTGGCATCGAGGAACTGGAGAAGCGGCGCGGCGAGGAAGAGGTCACCTTCGAGTGGCTCGCCGAGCAGCTGCGTACGTTCGTCGATCTCAACCCGGACTTCGAGGTGCCGGTGGAGCGGCTGGCGACCTGGCTGGCACGCCTGGACGACGACGAGGACGAGGAGTAG
- a CDS encoding DUF4097 family beta strand repeat-containing protein, translated as MSEWSVAEPSKLTFDEPVTALHVRIANGTVNVVGADEGSTRLEVSSIEGPPLMVTQESGTLTVAYEDLPRKGFLKWLDRRSWRNSAVISLAVPARTRVEVGVIGATAVVSGVEGPAVVKGVSGDTTLVGLSGPVRADTVSGNVEAQALTGDLHLNSVSGDLTVIEGSSPSVRVESISGSVVVDLDSSGRPSDISLTSISGEIAIRLPHPADAEVEVDSTSGTVSSAFENLRISGQWGAKKITGRLGAGNGRLKATTVSGSIALLRRLPPEDEPWDEGADFKNFRKGTAFGEDGPEDTVPDGGVGTGPERAGSEHIGPEHIGPERAGPHVEPEHVGPEHVGPSGSPTDGAAKPPTRGSTPDSSPTEHSDAGVTDDPTHEKGL; from the coding sequence ATGTCCGAGTGGTCCGTCGCAGAGCCCAGCAAGCTCACGTTCGACGAACCGGTGACGGCCCTCCATGTGCGCATCGCCAATGGAACAGTGAACGTCGTGGGGGCCGACGAAGGTTCCACCCGTCTCGAAGTGTCCTCGATAGAGGGACCGCCCCTGATGGTGACCCAGGAGAGCGGCACACTGACGGTCGCCTATGAGGACCTGCCCCGGAAGGGCTTCCTCAAATGGCTCGACCGCAGGAGCTGGCGCAACAGCGCGGTGATCTCCCTGGCCGTTCCGGCGCGCACGCGCGTCGAGGTGGGCGTGATCGGCGCCACCGCCGTGGTCTCAGGTGTCGAGGGGCCCGCGGTGGTGAAGGGCGTCTCCGGTGACACGACACTCGTAGGACTCTCCGGCCCGGTCCGCGCGGACACGGTGTCGGGGAACGTGGAGGCACAGGCCCTCACCGGTGACCTCCATCTCAACTCCGTCTCCGGTGACCTCACCGTCATCGAGGGCTCCAGCCCCTCCGTGCGGGTCGAATCGATCAGCGGCTCAGTGGTCGTCGACCTCGACTCGTCGGGGCGGCCCAGCGACATCAGCCTGACCAGCATCTCGGGCGAGATCGCCATCCGCCTGCCACATCCGGCCGATGCGGAGGTCGAGGTGGACTCGACGAGCGGCACGGTCTCCAGCGCCTTCGAGAACCTCCGGATCAGCGGCCAGTGGGGCGCCAAGAAGATCACCGGCAGGCTGGGCGCCGGGAACGGACGGCTGAAGGCGACCACGGTCTCGGGCTCCATCGCCTTGCTGCGACGGCTCCCTCCGGAGGACGAACCGTGGGACGAGGGAGCGGATTTCAAGAATTTCAGGAAGGGGACGGCCTTCGGGGAAGATGGGCCGGAGGACACGGTTCCGGACGGCGGTGTCGGCACCGGGCCGGAGCGTGCCGGATCGGAGCACATCGGACCGGAGCACATCGGACCGGAGCGTGCCGGACCGCACGTCGAACCAGAGCACGTCGGACCAGAGCACGTCGGACCGAGCGGCTCACCGACGGACGGTGCCGCCAAGCCCCCGACCCGCGGCTCCACCCCTGACTCCAGCCCCACCGAGCATTCCGACGCCGGCGTCACCGACGACCCGACCCACGAGAAGGGGCTCTGA
- a CDS encoding PadR family transcriptional regulator, translated as MPPVFAHGRLRLYLLKLLDEAPRHGYEVIRLLEERFQGLYAPSAGTVYPRLSKLEAEGLVTHTTEGGRKVYSITDAGRAELADRSGELADLELEIRESVAELAAEIRADVRGAAGDLRREMRAAASEARRSATEAGAKGKRGEHEGAFGDFTDLGDKEAWRAAKDEMRRAKQEWKEQARRAKDESRRAREEAQRARHQAKEAQERARTQAQEELQRIAKHVQDQVQDHFTRGDWPTGTLEGLTELAKEFGEFGKDFGKEFGKDFGFGRPEAGKGTGTGAGAEATAGTGAGAEEPDYTVTPEDFPAEYEPSWAHEDSTGDPARDLDRLLDRFRDDIRDAARDHGVTEEQLRDARRHLSTAAAHIGAALRTPRA; from the coding sequence ATGCCTCCCGTCTTTGCCCACGGCCGCCTGCGGCTCTACCTGCTGAAGCTCCTGGACGAGGCACCGCGCCACGGCTACGAGGTGATCCGACTCCTGGAGGAGCGCTTCCAGGGGCTGTACGCGCCGTCGGCCGGCACGGTGTACCCCCGGCTGTCCAAGCTGGAGGCCGAGGGCCTGGTCACCCACACCACCGAGGGCGGGCGCAAGGTCTACTCGATCACGGACGCGGGCCGGGCCGAACTGGCCGACCGCAGCGGCGAACTGGCCGACCTGGAGCTGGAGATCCGCGAATCGGTCGCCGAGCTGGCGGCGGAGATCCGTGCCGATGTGCGCGGCGCGGCAGGTGACCTGCGCCGGGAGATGCGGGCGGCGGCGAGCGAGGCACGGCGGAGTGCCACGGAAGCCGGCGCCAAGGGGAAGCGCGGTGAACACGAGGGCGCCTTCGGGGACTTCACGGACCTCGGCGACAAGGAGGCCTGGCGCGCCGCGAAGGACGAGATGCGCCGCGCCAAGCAGGAGTGGAAGGAGCAGGCCCGGCGCGCCAAGGACGAGAGCCGACGGGCCCGCGAGGAGGCCCAGCGGGCACGCCACCAGGCCAAGGAGGCCCAGGAGCGGGCCCGGACACAGGCCCAGGAGGAGCTCCAGCGCATCGCCAAGCACGTCCAGGACCAGGTGCAGGACCACTTCACCCGGGGCGACTGGCCGACGGGCACACTCGAGGGCCTGACCGAACTGGCCAAGGAATTCGGGGAGTTCGGAAAGGACTTCGGCAAGGAGTTCGGGAAGGACTTCGGCTTCGGCCGACCGGAGGCGGGGAAAGGTACGGGAACTGGAGCCGGAGCCGAAGCGACAGCCGGAACCGGGGCTGGGGCTGAGGAACCCGACTACACGGTCACTCCCGAGGACTTCCCCGCCGAGTACGAACCCTCCTGGGCCCACGAGGACTCCACCGGCGACCCCGCCCGCGACCTGGACCGCCTCCTGGACCGTTTCCGCGACGACATCCGCGACGCGGCCCGCGACCACGGGGTGACGGAAGAGCAACTGCGTGACGCCCGACGCCACTTGTCGACGGCGGCGGCGCACATTGGTGCGGCACTGCGGACGCCGAGGGCCTGA
- a CDS encoding Clp protease N-terminal domain-containing protein, with protein sequence MFERFTKDARAVVLGAVGHAERLNAETVEEQHLLLALLDREASRASFALMSLGLAGRRESVEQALAEARRRGGMSRADADALSGLGIDVSEIVSRVEEAHGEGALRDGGKGAAGRGRGWRSGWSGFVGGHRPFAQGAKDLLTESLRMALAQRDRYIGDEHLLLALTARPGVPAEVLADHGVTYASLRRVLYGGGEAKAG encoded by the coding sequence ATGTTCGAACGGTTCACCAAGGACGCCCGGGCGGTAGTGCTCGGCGCGGTCGGCCACGCCGAGCGGCTGAACGCGGAGACGGTCGAGGAACAGCATCTGCTGCTTGCCCTGCTCGACCGTGAGGCCAGCCGCGCGTCGTTCGCCCTCATGTCCCTGGGGCTTGCGGGGCGCAGGGAGTCCGTCGAGCAGGCACTGGCCGAGGCGCGGCGTCGCGGCGGGATGTCACGCGCCGACGCGGACGCGCTCTCCGGGCTGGGCATCGACGTCTCGGAGATCGTCTCCCGGGTCGAAGAGGCCCATGGCGAGGGCGCGTTGCGGGACGGCGGGAAGGGTGCTGCCGGGCGGGGCAGGGGTTGGCGGTCCGGGTGGTCCGGGTTCGTCGGCGGGCATCGTCCCTTCGCTCAGGGGGCCAAGGATCTTCTGACGGAGTCCCTGCGGATGGCTCTAGCCCAGCGGGACCGGTACATCGGCGACGAACACCTCCTCCTCGCCCTCACGGCCCGCCCCGGCGTCCCCGCGGAGGTCCTGGCCGACCACGGGGTGACGTACGCGTCGCTGAGGCGGGTGCTTTACGGCGGGGGAGAGGCCAAGGCGGGCTAG
- a CDS encoding helix-turn-helix domain-containing protein, giving the protein MTEATDLAERAGDRDPRIGLRAVSALRRLLEQLEAVQVRSARNQGWSWQEIAAELGVSRQAVHKKYGRQ; this is encoded by the coding sequence ATGACCGAAGCAACGGATCTCGCCGAGCGTGCCGGCGACCGCGATCCGCGGATCGGGCTGCGGGCCGTCTCCGCCTTGCGGCGGCTGCTGGAGCAGCTCGAAGCGGTGCAGGTGCGCAGTGCGCGCAATCAGGGTTGGTCGTGGCAGGAGATCGCCGCGGAACTGGGTGTCAGCAGGCAGGCCGTGCACAAGAAGTACGGGAGGCAGTGA
- a CDS encoding zinc-binding dehydrogenase: protein MFAAYAARIDRDQPLNGLELGERPAPEARAGWTTVNVKAASLNHHDLWSLRGVGLAEDKLPMILGCDAAGVDEDGNEVVLHSVIGQTGHGVGPKEPRSILTERYQGTFAEQVSVPAWNVLPKPKELSFEEAACLPTAWLTAYRMLFTNAGVRPGDSVLVQGAGGGVATAAIALGKAAGLRVFATSRDEAKRKRALELGAVEAVESGARLSQRVDAVIETVGAATWSHSVKSLKPGGTVVISGATSGDRPSHAELTRIFFLELKVVGSTMGTKDELEDLLSFCAATGVRPVIDEVLPLDRAREGFERMESGGLFGKVVLTAS, encoded by the coding sequence ATGTTCGCTGCCTACGCTGCTCGTATCGACCGGGACCAGCCGTTGAACGGCCTTGAGTTGGGGGAGCGGCCCGCTCCCGAGGCCCGGGCCGGCTGGACGACCGTGAACGTCAAGGCCGCCTCCCTGAACCATCACGACCTCTGGTCGCTGCGTGGCGTGGGGCTCGCCGAGGACAAGCTGCCGATGATCCTCGGTTGCGATGCCGCCGGGGTCGACGAGGACGGCAACGAGGTCGTCCTGCACTCCGTCATCGGGCAGACAGGACACGGGGTCGGCCCGAAGGAGCCGCGCTCCATCCTCACCGAGCGGTACCAGGGGACCTTCGCCGAACAGGTCTCCGTGCCCGCCTGGAACGTCCTGCCCAAGCCCAAGGAGCTCTCCTTCGAAGAGGCCGCCTGTCTGCCCACCGCGTGGCTGACGGCGTACCGCATGCTCTTCACCAACGCCGGTGTACGTCCCGGTGACTCCGTTCTCGTGCAGGGCGCCGGAGGCGGTGTCGCCACCGCCGCGATCGCGCTCGGGAAGGCGGCGGGGCTGCGGGTCTTCGCGACCAGCCGGGACGAGGCGAAGCGCAAGCGGGCCCTGGAACTCGGGGCCGTGGAGGCCGTGGAGTCCGGGGCGCGGCTGTCGCAGCGCGTGGACGCCGTCATCGAGACGGTCGGCGCGGCCACCTGGTCCCACTCGGTCAAGTCGCTGAAGCCCGGCGGCACCGTGGTCATCTCGGGCGCGACGAGCGGCGACCGCCCCTCGCACGCCGAACTGACCCGCATCTTCTTCCTCGAACTCAAGGTCGTCGGCTCCACGATGGGCACGAAGGACGAGCTGGAGGACCTGCTGTCCTTCTGCGCCGCCACCGGTGTCCGTCCCGTCATCGACGAGGTCCTTCCGCTGGACCGGGCCCGCGAGGGCTTCGAGCGGATGGAGTCCGGCGGGCTGTTCGGGAAGGTCGTTCTGACGGCCTCCTGA
- a CDS encoding NADP-dependent malic enzyme has product MAAEIVNPRSDSSTDQEGGAEPLDSFDPAFALHRGGKMAVQATVPVRDKDDLSLAYTPGVAKVCMAIAEQPELVHDYTWKSSVVAVVTDGTAVLGLGDIGPEASLPVMEGKAILFKQFGGVDAVPIALACTDVDEIVETVVRLAPSFGGVNLEDISAPRCFEIEKRLQERLDIPVFHDDQHGTAVVTLAALRNAARLTGRSLGQLRAVISGAGAAGVAIAKFLLEAGLGDVAVADRKGIVSADRDDLTPVKAELAAMTNKAGLSGSLESALAGADVFIGVSGGTVPEPAVASMAEGAFVFAMANPDPEVHPDVAHKYAAVVATGRSDYPNQINNVLAFPGIFAGALQVRASRITEGMKIAAAEALAAVVGDDLAADYVIPSPFDERVAPAVTAAVAAAARAEGVARR; this is encoded by the coding sequence GTGGCAGCGGAGATCGTCAATCCTCGCAGCGACAGCAGTACGGATCAGGAAGGCGGGGCCGAGCCCCTCGATTCCTTCGACCCGGCGTTCGCGCTGCACCGCGGCGGCAAGATGGCCGTGCAGGCCACGGTGCCCGTCCGTGACAAGGACGACCTGTCCCTGGCGTACACGCCCGGCGTCGCGAAGGTCTGCATGGCCATCGCGGAGCAGCCGGAGCTCGTCCACGACTACACGTGGAAGTCGTCCGTGGTCGCCGTCGTGACCGACGGCACCGCCGTGCTCGGGCTCGGTGACATCGGGCCCGAGGCCTCGCTCCCCGTGATGGAGGGCAAGGCGATCCTGTTCAAGCAGTTCGGCGGGGTCGATGCCGTGCCGATCGCGCTCGCCTGCACCGACGTCGACGAGATCGTCGAGACCGTGGTGCGGCTCGCTCCGTCCTTCGGCGGTGTGAACCTGGAGGACATCTCGGCGCCCCGGTGCTTCGAGATCGAGAAGCGGCTCCAGGAGCGGCTGGACATCCCCGTCTTCCACGACGACCAGCACGGCACGGCCGTCGTCACGCTGGCGGCCCTGCGGAACGCCGCGCGGCTGACCGGGCGGAGCCTGGGGCAGCTGCGGGCGGTGATCTCGGGCGCGGGCGCGGCCGGGGTCGCCATCGCCAAGTTCCTGCTGGAGGCGGGGCTCGGGGACGTCGCGGTCGCGGACCGCAAGGGGATCGTGTCGGCGGACCGGGACGACCTGACCCCGGTCAAGGCGGAACTGGCCGCCATGACCAACAAGGCGGGACTGTCCGGCTCGCTGGAGTCCGCGCTCGCCGGGGCCGACGTCTTCATCGGGGTGTCCGGCGGTACGGTGCCGGAGCCGGCCGTCGCCTCGATGGCGGAGGGCGCGTTCGTGTTCGCCATGGCGAACCCGGATCCCGAGGTGCACCCCGACGTCGCCCACAAGTACGCGGCGGTCGTCGCCACCGGGCGGTCGGACTATCCGAACCAGATCAACAACGTGCTGGCGTTCCCCGGGATCTTCGCCGGGGCGCTTCAGGTGCGGGCCTCTCGGATCACCGAGGGGATGAAGATCGCGGCGGCGGAGGCGTTGGCTGCGGTCGTCGGGGACGACCTTGCCGCGGACTACGTGATTCCGTCGCCGTTCGACGAGCGGGTCGCTCCCGCCGTCACCGCGGCGGTCGCGGCGGCGGCTCGGGCTGAGGGTGTGGCTCGGCGGTAG
- a CDS encoding ABC transporter substrate-binding protein, with translation MTARSTRRTTPAQSRIAAVGAIAVAGALLLTGCGDQTKEKDSGSSDTAESSAAPLADQLPKAIRDKGVIKVGSDIAYAPVEFKDSSGKTVGIDPDLADAMGKELGVKFEFENGTFDTLITGLRSKRYDIAMSAMTDTKDRQEGIDSETGKKVGEGVDFVDYFTAGVSIYTQKGKDQGIKTWSDLCGKKIVVQRGTVSEDLAKSEAKKCTGGKTISIESFDNDQQAQTRLRSGGADAGSSDFPVAAYAVKTSGGGKDFELVGEQVEAAPYGIAVAKSSTELRDALKAALDAIIKSGEYDKIITKWGVTDGAVKEAAVNGGT, from the coding sequence ATGACCGCACGCTCCACCCGTCGTACGACCCCCGCGCAGTCCCGGATAGCCGCGGTCGGTGCGATCGCGGTCGCAGGCGCCCTGCTGCTCACCGGCTGTGGTGACCAGACCAAGGAGAAGGACAGCGGCAGCTCGGACACCGCGGAGTCCAGCGCGGCCCCGCTCGCCGACCAGCTGCCCAAGGCCATCCGCGACAAGGGCGTCATCAAGGTCGGATCGGACATCGCGTACGCGCCGGTCGAGTTCAAGGACAGCTCCGGCAAGACCGTCGGCATCGACCCCGACCTCGCCGACGCGATGGGCAAGGAGCTCGGTGTGAAGTTCGAGTTCGAGAACGGCACCTTCGACACCCTGATCACCGGCCTGCGCTCCAAGCGGTACGACATCGCCATGTCCGCGATGACCGACACCAAGGACCGACAGGAAGGCATCGACAGCGAAACCGGCAAGAAGGTCGGCGAGGGCGTCGACTTCGTCGACTACTTCACCGCGGGTGTCTCGATCTACACCCAGAAGGGCAAGGACCAGGGCATCAAGACCTGGTCCGACCTGTGCGGCAAGAAGATCGTGGTGCAGCGCGGCACGGTCTCCGAGGACCTCGCCAAGTCCGAGGCGAAGAAGTGTACGGGCGGCAAGACGATCTCCATCGAGTCGTTCGACAACGACCAGCAGGCCCAGACCCGCCTGCGCTCGGGCGGCGCCGACGCCGGCTCGTCCGACTTCCCGGTGGCCGCGTACGCGGTGAAGACCTCGGGCGGCGGCAAGGACTTCGAGCTCGTCGGCGAGCAGGTCGAGGCCGCTCCGTACGGCATCGCGGTCGCCAAGTCGAGCACCGAGCTGCGGGACGCCCTGAAGGCCGCGCTCGACGCGATCATCAAGAGCGGCGAGTACGACAAGATCATCACCAAGTGGGGCGTCACGGACGGTGCCGTCAAGGAAGCCGCCGTCAACGGAGGCACGTGA